Part of the Deltaproteobacteria bacterium genome, GAACACAGATCTATGTCGGGCCGACCGGCGTGGGCGACCTGCCGCCGATCGTGCAGCTCATGCCGCATCCCGTGGCGGGCTGCTCGCCTTCCGCCCCGGGCGACACCTCCTACCCGGCGCCCGACCCTGCCGCCCACCACCTCGCGTTCCTCGGCACGGGCGACCTGCTGTGCAACGGCACCAGCGGGAGCCGTCTCTTCGTCATCGATCTCAGGGCCTCTCCCACGGCGCTGCTCCAGATCACGGGCCGCGGTGACGTGCAGGGGCCGGTGTCGGCGTCGGTCGGCTTCTGGTTCGTCTCGCTCTCGACCACGGACGATCTGACCGGGACGGGTGTCTGCGGGCACCAGGTCCATCTGGTCGACTACTTCGCGGGCCGGTGGCAGGCCGCACGGAGCGCCGGGCAGGTACCGAACGAGCCTCCGCCGGGGAATCCGGCGGCAAGCTGTGACGACGGGGACCCCTGCACCACCGACAGCTGCAACACGATGACCGGCTGCGAGCACGCGCCGATCACCGGCTGCACTCCGTAGCCTTCGCCCGCTCCCGACCTTGACCGGTCAGGGAGCGGCCCGTAGCATCCGCGGCTCCATGGCCGTCGTGCCGCTGGCTCTCCGCCGCGCGCCGCTGGACGTTCTCGCCACCCTCGCGCGGGAGCCCGGGGCCTTCCTGCTGGAGGTTCCCGACGACACCCGGCCGTTCGTCATCCTCGGCTGCGCGCCGGTAGCGGAGCTGCGCGTGCCCGACGGCGCCGGCGGTGATGCCCTGGCGGCCATCGAGCGCTTCGTCGCCGAGACGCCTCTCGTCGATCCCGCCCTGCCCTTTCCGCTCGGCGGCGGGGTCGTCGGCTGTTTCGGCTACGAGCTCGGGCGCCTCATCGAGCCGCCGCGCGACGGCATCGTCTGCGGCGGCGACCTGCCGCTCGCCCTCCTGCGTCGGTACGACCCGCTGCTCGCCTACGACCGCAGCCGCGAGCAGTACACGCTCCTCTGCTCCGACCCGCGCGCCGGGGCGCCATGGCTCGAGCGACTCGCCGCCCCGGCTCCGTCGTGGGATGGGCCGCTCGGCGGACCCCTCGCGCCGCTGCTCGCGCCGGCGCGCTACCGGGAGGCGGTCGCGCGCATCCTCGCATACCTCGCCGCGGGCGACGTCTACCAGGTGAACCTCACGCAGCCCTTCACGGCGCCGCTGGTCGCGCCCGCGTGGGCGCTGGCGGCGCAGCTCGGCCGCCAGCATCCGGTGCCGTACGGGGCGTACCTCGATCTCGGGAGCACGCAGGTGGTCGCCAACTCGCCCGAGCTCTTCCTGCGGCGGCGGGGACGGCGCGTCGAGACGCGGCCCATCAAGGGCACGCGCCCGCGTGGCGACGGCCCGAGCGACGACGCGGCGCTCGCCGCGGAGCTCCTCCGCGACCCGAAGGAGCGCGCCGAGCACGTGATGATCGTCGACCTCGAGCGCAACGACCTCGGGCGCGTGTGCGAGGTGGGCACGGTTGCCGTCGAGCGTCACGCGGTGATCGAGAGCCATCCGACGGTGCACCACCTCGTGTCGACGGTTACGGGCCGGCTGCGCCTCGAGGTCGGCCTGGCGGATCTCCTGCGCGCCACGTTCCCGGGCGGCTCGATCACGGGCGCTCCCAAGGTGCGTGCCATGGAGATCATCCGCGAGCTCGAGCCCTGGCCGCGCGGGCCGTACACCGGCGCGTTCGGCTTCCTCGATCCGCGCGGCGACCTCGAGCTCGGCCTCGCCATCCGGACGGCGATCGTGACCGGCGGCACGGTACGCTACCACGCGGGCGGCGGGATCGTGGCCGACTCGGATCCCGAGCGCGAGCTCGCCGAGGCCTGGCTCAAGACCGCCGCGCTCCGCCGAGCGCTCGGCGAGGAGCCGCGTCGCGGCCTCGAGCTGTGCTCGTCTGGCTGAACGGTCGCCTCGTACCGGCCGGGCGGGCGCGCGTCTCGGCCCTCGACCGCGGGCTGCTGCACGGCGACGGCGCCTACGACACGTGGCGCACCTACGCCGGGCGCCCGTTTGCCGTCGCGGCCCACGTTCGCCGCCTCGCGGCTGCGGCGCGCACGCTCGCCCTGCCGAGCCCGGGCCCGGCGGCTGCCTGGGAGCGCCGCACGCGCCTGCTCGTCGCGCGGGCTCGATTGCCCGACGCCGCGGTGCGCCTGACGCTCACGCGCGGGCCGGCGGGCGACGCGCTGGCGCCCGTCGGGCGCGCGCGCCCGACGCTCCTCCTCGTCGCCCGTCCGCTCCCCCGCAACCTCTCCCGCCGGCAGGCACGCGGCGTCTCGGTGATCCTCTTGCCGTTTCCGCGGGACGCGACGTCCCCGTGGGCCGCGCTCAAGCTCGTCGGCCACGCGAGCGCCGTCGCGGGCCGGCTCGCCGCCGCGCGCCGGCGCGCCGACGAGGCGCTCTACGTGACTCCGCAAGGGCAGGTGACCGAGGGGACGACCACCAATCTCTTCCTCGTCGAGCGCGGCGCGCTCGTCACCCCACCCCGTTCCGCGGGCATTCTCCCCGGCGTCACCCGCGCGCTCGTGCTCGCGCTCGCCCGACGCGAGGGCGTGGCGGCGCGCGAGGAGTCCGTGCCGGTACCACGCCTGCGGCGCGCGGCCGAGGTGTTTCTCACTTCCTCGACGGTGGAGATCGTCCCGGTCGTGCGGCTCGACGGGCGGGTAGTCGGGGACGGGCGGCCGGGGGAGCTCACCCGGCTCCTTCAGGTCCGCTACGCCGCGCACGTGCGGCGCGCGCTTCGCGTTGCAGGCACGCGCTAAACCTGTTACGCGCGAATCGTGGTGGGGGAGGTGTTGCGATGAGGCCGCGGAACCAGCTCTTCGCCGTCAAGCCCGTGGACGTGCTGCTCGCCGAGCTGGCCGGGGAGCACCGGCTGCGTCGCGTCCTCGGACCCGTCGCGCTCACCGCCCTCGGCGTGGGCGCCATCATCGGCGCGGGCATCTTCGTGCTCACCGGCCTCGCCGCGCACGACAAGGCGGGACCCGGCCTCATCCTGTCCTTCGTCGTGGCCGGGATCGGCTGCGCCCTAGCCGCCCTCTGCTACGCCGAGTTCGCATCGATGGTGCCGGTCGCCGGCAGCGCCTACACCTACGCGTACGCGACGCTCGGCGAGCTGTTCGCGTGGATCATCGGCTGGGACCTGGTGCTCGAATACGCCGTCGCCTCGAGCACGGTGGCGCACGGCTGGTCGCACTACTTCCTCTCCTTCCTCGCCATCTTCGGCATCACGCTCCCGGAACGCTGGACCGGGACGCCGATCGACATCGA contains:
- the pabB gene encoding aminodeoxychorismate synthase component I, whose product is MAVVPLALRRAPLDVLATLAREPGAFLLEVPDDTRPFVILGCAPVAELRVPDGAGGDALAAIERFVAETPLVDPALPFPLGGGVVGCFGYELGRLIEPPRDGIVCGGDLPLALLRRYDPLLAYDRSREQYTLLCSDPRAGAPWLERLAAPAPSWDGPLGGPLAPLLAPARYREAVARILAYLAAGDVYQVNLTQPFTAPLVAPAWALAAQLGRQHPVPYGAYLDLGSTQVVANSPELFLRRRGRRVETRPIKGTRPRGDGPSDDAALAAELLRDPKERAEHVMIVDLERNDLGRVCEVGTVAVERHAVIESHPTVHHLVSTVTGRLRLEVGLADLLRATFPGGSITGAPKVRAMEIIRELEPWPRGPYTGAFGFLDPRGDLELGLAIRTAIVTGGTVRYHAGGGIVADSDPERELAEAWLKTAALRRALGEEPRRGLELCSSG
- a CDS encoding D-amino acid aminotransferase; protein product: MAQDRRAPPSARRGAASRPRAVLVWLNGRLVPAGRARVSALDRGLLHGDGAYDTWRTYAGRPFAVAAHVRRLAAAARTLALPSPGPAAAWERRTRLLVARARLPDAAVRLTLTRGPAGDALAPVGRARPTLLLVARPLPRNLSRRQARGVSVILLPFPRDATSPWAALKLVGHASAVAGRLAAARRRADEALYVTPQGQVTEGTTTNLFLVERGALVTPPRSAGILPGVTRALVLALARREGVAAREESVPVPRLRRAAEVFLTSSTVEIVPVVRLDGRVVGDGRPGELTRLLQVRYAAHVRRALRVAGTR